One genomic segment of Thermodesulfobacterium sp. TA1 includes these proteins:
- the hisA gene encoding 1-(5-phosphoribosyl)-5-[(5-phosphoribosylamino)methylideneamino]imidazole-4-carboxamide isomerase encodes MLVIPAIDLRNHKVVRLFQGDYEKTKVYGEDPEEYARFFKQEGAKRLHIVDLDGAKEGYPVHQDLIIKITQNLDIPVQVGGGIRTEEHVETYLKKGVSQVILGTKAVSSLDWLKSLCSKHPKKIIVSVDVRGDKVAIAGWIKTSDIDYLEFIQSLNGLDLFAIILTLIERDGTQKGVETERLEKALQVSAHPIILAGGVSTLEDIKKLKAYEKEGLIGVITGRALYEGTLNLKEALQIAQ; translated from the coding sequence ATGTTGGTAATTCCTGCTATAGACTTAAGAAATCACAAAGTAGTAAGACTTTTTCAAGGAGACTATGAAAAAACCAAGGTTTATGGGGAAGATCCCGAAGAATATGCCCGTTTTTTTAAACAAGAAGGAGCAAAAAGACTCCATATAGTTGACCTTGACGGAGCTAAAGAAGGCTACCCGGTCCATCAAGACTTGATCATCAAAATAACTCAAAACCTTGATATCCCTGTGCAAGTAGGAGGTGGAATAAGAACAGAAGAACACGTAGAAACCTATCTTAAAAAGGGAGTCTCTCAAGTTATCTTAGGAACCAAGGCGGTATCCTCACTTGATTGGTTAAAAAGTTTATGTAGTAAACATCCTAAAAAAATAATCGTAAGCGTAGACGTAAGAGGGGATAAAGTTGCTATTGCAGGATGGATAAAAACTTCGGATATTGATTATTTAGAATTTATCCAAAGTTTAAACGGGCTTGACCTTTTTGCTATTATCTTAACCCTTATAGAAAGAGACGGAACCCAAAAAGGAGTAGAGACAGAAAGGTTAGAAAAGGCTCTTCAAGTCTCTGCCCATCCTATCATCTTAGCAGGAGGGGTCTCAACCTTAGAGGACATCAAAAAACTTAAAGCTTACGAAAAAGAAGGTTTGATAGGAGTCATAACCGGAAGAGCCCTTTATGAAGGTACCTTAAACCTTAAAGAAGCCCTACAAATTGCCCAGTGA
- a CDS encoding NCS2 family permease, giving the protein MWQNLVRRIFNLDKKNTNVKTEFIAGFTTFMTMAYVLAVVPSLLSKTGMPKEPLFTSVALMCMFSTFLMGVYANLPFALAPGIGLCAFFTYTVVLGMGYSWQTALTAVFLEGIIFIFLTVTNLRTAIAKAIPENLKKAVSVGIGLFIAFIGLQNAHIVVKNPNVLVQLGDLTQAEAILGLIGIILTGVLLFFRIKGALLLGILITAALGIPLGITRLDGFQLISFPSSLSSVFFKFDFSQFFSGNFLIIVLTFLSIDLFDTIGTLIGVSTKAKLEERFGEGISFKRGLLVDAIGTTLGAMFGVSTVTAYIESASGVAEGGRTGLTSVFTAFFFLLALFFSSLFLSIPLCAITPALVLVGLFMLTTIKEIDFEDLTEGLPAFLTIMFMPLTFSIVNGIIIGVLSYVGLKLLSGRIKEVPFPTLLIALFFIAKLWVGF; this is encoded by the coding sequence ATGTGGCAAAACTTGGTCAGACGGATTTTTAATCTGGATAAAAAAAATACCAACGTTAAGACAGAGTTTATAGCAGGTTTTACAACCTTTATGACGATGGCTTATGTGCTTGCGGTGGTTCCTTCCCTTCTTTCTAAGACAGGTATGCCTAAAGAACCACTTTTTACCTCTGTTGCGTTGATGTGTATGTTTTCAACTTTTTTAATGGGGGTCTATGCTAATCTACCCTTTGCCTTAGCCCCTGGAATAGGACTATGTGCTTTTTTTACCTATACCGTAGTTTTAGGTATGGGATATTCCTGGCAAACCGCCCTTACTGCTGTTTTTTTAGAAGGGATAATTTTTATCTTTCTTACCGTTACTAACCTTAGGACCGCTATTGCCAAAGCTATTCCCGAAAATTTAAAAAAGGCGGTTTCTGTAGGTATAGGGCTTTTTATAGCTTTTATCGGACTCCAGAACGCCCACATTGTAGTCAAAAACCCTAATGTACTTGTACAATTAGGGGATTTAACTCAGGCAGAGGCTATTTTAGGTCTGATAGGGATAATCCTTACGGGGGTATTGCTTTTTTTTAGGATAAAAGGGGCCTTACTTTTAGGAATACTTATTACTGCAGCCTTGGGAATACCTTTAGGAATAACCCGTTTAGATGGTTTTCAATTGATATCTTTTCCCTCTTCTTTGTCTTCGGTCTTTTTTAAATTTGATTTTAGTCAGTTTTTTTCAGGAAATTTCTTAATCATCGTGCTTACCTTTCTTTCTATAGACCTTTTTGATACCATAGGAACCCTTATTGGAGTTTCTACTAAGGCAAAGCTTGAAGAAAGGTTTGGAGAAGGTATAAGCTTTAAGCGAGGGCTTTTGGTAGATGCCATAGGTACAACCTTAGGGGCTATGTTTGGTGTTTCTACGGTTACGGCTTACATAGAAAGTGCCTCTGGGGTTGCAGAAGGGGGCAGGACAGGTCTTACCTCGGTTTTTACTGCTTTCTTTTTTCTTTTAGCCTTGTTTTTTTCTTCCCTTTTTTTATCTATCCCCCTTTGTGCTATAACCCCTGCTTTGGTTTTGGTGGGACTTTTTATGTTAACCACCATCAAGGAGATAGATTTTGAAGATTTAACCGAAGGGCTTCCCGCCTTTTTAACCATCATGTTTATGCCTTTAACCTTTAGCATAGTAAATGGTATTATCATAGGGGTATTAAGCTATGTAGGTTTAAAACTTTTATCTGGAAGGATAAAAGAGGTACCATTTCCTACCCTTTTGATAGCTTTATTTTTTATAGCTAAATTATGGGTAGGCTTTTAA
- a CDS encoding HD domain-containing protein, with translation MDPLKLLEKYGKENPEFLKIIIAHSQAVAEKALEIAKKFKQIDLELVYQGAMLHDIGCFFTYFPKLNESTKEPYIKHGVIGRIILEKEGYPGLGLICERHIGVGITKEEIIKHNLPLPPRNMVPQTLEEKIIAFADKFFSKLPERLNKEKSIEEIKRELGNHGEEKVRIFETWLKEFS, from the coding sequence ATGGATCCTTTAAAACTACTCGAAAAGTATGGCAAAGAGAACCCTGAGTTTTTAAAAATTATAATCGCTCATTCTCAGGCTGTTGCGGAAAAGGCGTTAGAAATAGCCAAAAAGTTTAAGCAGATAGACTTAGAGTTGGTTTATCAAGGGGCTATGCTCCATGATATAGGTTGTTTTTTTACTTATTTTCCTAAGCTTAACGAAAGCACCAAAGAACCTTATATAAAACATGGAGTGATAGGTAGGATCATTTTAGAAAAGGAAGGGTATCCAGGGCTTGGATTAATTTGCGAAAGGCATATAGGAGTAGGGATAACTAAAGAAGAAATCATAAAACACAATCTACCTCTTCCTCCAAGGAATATGGTTCCCCAGACTTTAGAAGAAAAAATCATAGCCTTTGCAGATAAGTTTTTTTCTAAACTTCCTGAAAGGCTTAATAAAGAAAAATCTATAGAGGAAATAAAAAGAGAGCTTGGAAATCATGGAGAGGAAAAGGTAAGAATTTTTGAAACCTGGTTAAAAGAATTTTCTTAA
- the mdh gene encoding malate dehydrogenase — MSKLAIIGAGAVGTSCAHWAMVKNTAQEIVLVDIIPDLAKGKALDLAQSSPLYGFSGKIVGTEDFSAIEGADVVVITAGKPRQPGMSREDLININEKIVSSCAENVKKYAPQSILIVVSNPLDAMVYVAFKVTGFPKERVIGMAGVLDSARYRYFLAEALGVSPKDVQALVMGIHGDLMLPLVRLANISGIPVTELLPQEKIEEVVHRTKFGGGEIVSYLKTGSAFTTPGLSVIEMVESILKDEKRVLTCSVYLEGEYGIKGVFLGVPVVLGRKGVERVIEIKLLPEEEEGLKKCAEYCQELLSFLTIK, encoded by the coding sequence ATGAGTAAATTAGCTATCATCGGGGCAGGTGCAGTAGGAACAAGTTGTGCCCATTGGGCTATGGTAAAAAATACCGCCCAAGAAATCGTGTTGGTTGACATCATTCCAGATTTAGCCAAAGGTAAAGCCTTAGATTTAGCTCAAAGCTCACCGCTTTATGGTTTTTCAGGAAAAATTGTAGGAACCGAAGATTTTTCAGCCATAGAGGGTGCAGATGTAGTGGTAATTACAGCCGGTAAACCCAGGCAACCAGGAATGTCAAGAGAGGACTTGATAAACATCAACGAAAAAATCGTAAGCTCTTGCGCAGAAAACGTTAAAAAATATGCTCCTCAGTCTATATTGATCGTAGTTTCTAATCCGCTTGATGCTATGGTTTATGTAGCTTTTAAGGTAACAGGGTTTCCTAAGGAAAGGGTGATAGGGATGGCTGGGGTGCTTGATTCAGCCCGTTATCGTTATTTTTTGGCAGAAGCTTTAGGTGTAAGTCCTAAAGATGTGCAGGCCTTGGTAATGGGAATCCATGGAGACCTCATGCTTCCTCTGGTGCGCTTGGCTAACATCTCAGGTATACCTGTTACCGAACTTCTTCCCCAAGAGAAAATAGAGGAGGTAGTGCACAGGACAAAGTTTGGCGGTGGAGAAATCGTATCTTATCTTAAAACAGGTAGCGCCTTTACTACCCCAGGGCTTTCCGTAATAGAAATGGTAGAAAGTATCTTAAAAGACGAAAAACGGGTGCTTACCTGTTCGGTATATTTAGAAGGTGAATATGGAATAAAAGGAGTTTTCCTTGGGGTTCCTGTAGTTTTAGGGAGAAAAGGGGTAGAAAGGGTGATTGAAATTAAGTTATTACCCGAAGAGGAAGAAGGTTTAAAAAAATGTGCAGAATATTGTCAGGAACTTCTTTCTTTTTTGACCATTAAATAA
- a CDS encoding PIN/TRAM domain-containing protein produces MLGSKHFFQFLFILVCTVFGGGILFYFYPDKGYFFPALGGAAGLFLGLLVVFIEKKIKDLPFLQLLGSSIGLLVGLGVARLISSVFNQVLGNTVWEIFLYIMSMLGLGYLGLVLGGKKFQELKVSDMIEKTLDKLLAKALTPISTVSKKLSKKDAFKDFSKENLKVLDTSAIIDGRIVDIAKVGWIEGTVVIPKFILEEIQFLADSTEPIKRERGQRALDLLNELKKLSKVDLKIVETNYPKGPTDEKLIKFCKETGAKLITTDYNLNKVCQLEKVEVLNINDLFLALKLPVHPGEILKVQVVKEGKEKGQGVGYLEDGSMVVIENGRPFIGKEVEVVVTHLLHSSSGRIIFAQIKRYA; encoded by the coding sequence ATGCTTGGCAGTAAGCATTTTTTCCAGTTTTTGTTTATATTAGTTTGTACGGTTTTTGGGGGAGGCATTTTGTTTTATTTTTATCCTGATAAAGGTTATTTTTTCCCAGCTTTAGGAGGTGCAGCCGGTTTGTTTTTGGGGTTGTTGGTAGTCTTTATCGAAAAAAAAATAAAGGACCTTCCTTTTTTGCAGCTTTTGGGTAGTTCTATCGGTTTGTTGGTAGGGTTGGGGGTTGCAAGGCTTATTTCTTCTGTTTTTAATCAAGTGTTAGGCAATACTGTTTGGGAAATCTTTCTTTACATCATGAGTATGTTAGGGTTAGGATATTTAGGTCTCGTTCTTGGGGGAAAAAAGTTTCAAGAATTAAAAGTCTCAGATATGATAGAGAAAACTTTAGATAAACTACTTGCCAAGGCTCTTACTCCGATTTCTACGGTTTCTAAAAAACTTTCTAAAAAAGACGCATTCAAAGATTTTTCTAAAGAAAACCTTAAGGTGCTTGATACTAGTGCCATTATAGACGGAAGGATAGTAGATATTGCTAAGGTAGGTTGGATTGAAGGAACGGTGGTAATTCCTAAGTTTATTTTAGAGGAGATCCAGTTTTTAGCAGATAGCACAGAACCTATAAAAAGAGAAAGAGGACAAAGGGCTTTAGACCTATTAAATGAATTAAAAAAACTATCTAAGGTAGACCTTAAGATTGTGGAAACTAATTATCCTAAAGGACCTACCGACGAAAAGCTTATCAAGTTTTGTAAAGAAACAGGGGCAAAGTTGATTACTACTGACTATAATTTGAATAAGGTTTGTCAGTTAGAAAAAGTAGAAGTCCTTAACATAAACGACTTGTTTTTGGCTCTTAAACTGCCGGTTCATCCAGGAGAGATACTTAAGGTTCAAGTAGTAAAAGAAGGTAAAGAGAAAGGGCAAGGTGTAGGTTATCTTGAAGACGGAAGTATGGTGGTGATAGAAAACGGAAGGCCTTTTATAGGAAAGGAAGTAGAAGTAGTAGTAACCCATCTTTTACATTCTTCAAGTGGAAGAATAATCTTTGCTCAAATCAAAAGATATGCCTAA
- the mutL gene encoding DNA mismatch repair endonuclease MutL has protein sequence MPKISILPEEIRGKIAAGEVVERPASVVKELVENSFDAQASYIRVVLKEGGLREIAVYDDGEGMDLEDLKVCYHHFATSKIKNLADIFRVVTYGFRGEALASIAQVSRMNIASLREGQEIAYQIEIEAGKEVGIKPVPLKKGTLVVVKDLFFNLPARKAFLKSPRTETLKVLEVFKGLCLSHPELKFELKIQDEKEKVLFSWEGGSLIGLLQKITGIEQKHFQEIRLENPPYVVELTLTDTSYTLPHTRYLWVFVNQRWIKDEKLVKMLINAFKPFYGNLGFPAGVVSIKVPYHLVDVNVHPAKWEVRFKDERALHHLLALALEKIFAEKKTFYRPTFSEEGLKVKEDLPLDYTECSKTIFYPRKEGSTFRELNLSTFRSRDFKYLGTFQQTYFLVEKEDKLYLIDQHALSERLIFEELREKYKKGGSQSCLFSLPLRLSPDGFVNFQNQRKVLEEIGFGFEVSEEKVFLTKVPTVFKEDVRELLEELLEGGFLDPKVLLKEVLAGYACRLARKKGDFLSENEVYELLEVFFEKKVQTCPHGRPLYWVIEAYEIEKRLRRKV, from the coding sequence ATGCCTAAGATCTCAATTTTGCCAGAAGAAATAAGGGGAAAGATTGCAGCCGGAGAAGTGGTAGAAAGACCGGCTTCTGTAGTAAAAGAGTTGGTAGAAAACTCCTTTGATGCCCAAGCTTCTTACATCCGAGTAGTGCTTAAAGAAGGTGGTTTAAGAGAGATTGCGGTTTATGACGACGGAGAAGGGATGGATTTAGAAGACCTAAAGGTTTGTTACCATCACTTTGCTACCAGTAAAATAAAAAACCTGGCTGATATTTTTAGGGTAGTAACCTATGGATTTAGAGGTGAGGCCCTTGCTAGCATTGCTCAAGTTTCAAGAATGAATATTGCAAGCCTAAGAGAAGGGCAGGAGATAGCTTACCAAATAGAAATAGAGGCTGGAAAAGAGGTAGGAATTAAACCGGTTCCTTTAAAAAAGGGGACCTTGGTGGTGGTAAAAGACCTCTTCTTTAATCTACCTGCCAGAAAAGCTTTTTTAAAGTCTCCTCGCACAGAAACCCTTAAGGTATTAGAGGTATTTAAAGGCCTTTGTCTTTCTCATCCAGAACTTAAGTTTGAACTTAAAATCCAAGATGAAAAAGAAAAGGTGCTTTTTTCTTGGGAAGGAGGTTCATTAATAGGTCTTTTGCAAAAAATTACAGGAATTGAGCAAAAACATTTTCAAGAGATTAGGTTAGAAAACCCACCTTATGTGGTAGAACTAACTCTTACCGATACCTCCTATACCCTTCCTCATACGAGATACCTTTGGGTTTTTGTTAACCAAAGATGGATAAAGGATGAAAAGTTGGTTAAGATGCTTATCAATGCCTTCAAACCTTTTTATGGTAATCTTGGTTTCCCGGCAGGGGTGGTTTCGATAAAGGTTCCTTATCATTTGGTGGATGTAAACGTCCACCCTGCTAAATGGGAAGTAAGGTTTAAGGATGAAAGAGCCTTGCACCATCTTTTAGCTTTAGCTTTAGAAAAAATTTTTGCGGAAAAAAAGACCTTTTACCGCCCTACTTTTTCGGAAGAGGGTTTAAAAGTAAAAGAGGACCTCCCTTTAGATTATACAGAATGCTCAAAAACAATCTTCTATCCAAGAAAAGAAGGTTCTACTTTTCGGGAGCTCAACTTATCTACCTTTAGATCCAGGGATTTTAAATACTTAGGTACCTTTCAGCAGACCTATTTTTTGGTAGAAAAGGAAGATAAACTTTACTTGATAGACCAGCATGCCCTCTCAGAAAGATTGATTTTTGAAGAACTAAGGGAAAAATATAAAAAAGGGGGTTCACAGAGCTGCCTTTTCTCCTTACCTTTAAGGTTAAGTCCCGATGGGTTTGTTAACTTTCAAAACCAGCGTAAGGTATTAGAAGAAATAGGGTTTGGTTTTGAGGTTTCAGAAGAGAAGGTTTTTTTAACAAAAGTGCCTACAGTTTTTAAGGAGGATGTAAGGGAGCTTTTAGAAGAACTCTTAGAGGGAGGTTTTTTAGACCCTAAGGTTTTACTTAAGGAGGTTTTAGCAGGTTATGCCTGTAGGCTTGCCAGAAAAAAAGGGGATTTTCTTTCTGAAAACGAAGTCTATGAGTTATTAGAAGTTTTTTTTGAAAAAAAGGTTCAGACATGCCCTCATGGGCGACCGCTTTACTGGGTAATCGAAGCTTATGAAATAGAAAAAAGGTTAAGACGTAAGGTATGA
- the miaA gene encoding tRNA (adenosine(37)-N6)-dimethylallyltransferase MiaA has product MKPQGLVILGPTGVGKSEVALFLAKHLEGEIINFDSLQFYKDLNIGTAKPTEQEKKEVPHHLYDILNLEEEFNAAKFVELADQTIAEVLGRNKLPILVGGTGLYLRALEYGLFPLEIPEEIRAKVMKRAEKDLEGLYQELKNLDPEYADKISCRDKVRITRAMEVIYTTGKPFSFFHKEHPFFKKKRYNFFKIGLILSRKELYQRINQRVLKMIEVGWIEEVKRLLSKGFGPYLKVFKAIGYGYLVRYLEGELSLDEAIALIQRDTRRYAKRQITWFKKEPDVFWFSPEEKERILIWVRERLSWKA; this is encoded by the coding sequence ATGAAGCCTCAAGGTTTGGTAATTTTAGGTCCCACTGGGGTAGGTAAGTCTGAGGTGGCTTTGTTTTTAGCTAAGCATTTAGAAGGGGAAATTATAAACTTTGACTCCCTTCAATTTTATAAAGATTTAAACATAGGTACAGCAAAACCTACTGAACAGGAAAAGAAAGAGGTCCCTCATCATCTTTACGATATTTTAAACTTAGAAGAGGAATTTAACGCTGCTAAGTTTGTAGAGTTAGCCGACCAAACCATCGCCGAGGTTTTAGGAAGAAATAAACTTCCTATTTTAGTTGGAGGCACGGGGCTTTATCTTAGGGCTTTAGAATATGGTTTGTTTCCTTTAGAGATACCAGAAGAGATAAGAGCAAAGGTAATGAAAAGAGCAGAAAAAGATTTAGAGGGATTATATCAAGAGCTAAAGAACCTTGACCCAGAATATGCAGACAAGATTTCTTGTAGAGATAAAGTAAGGATTACAAGAGCAATGGAGGTTATCTATACTACCGGAAAACCTTTTTCTTTTTTTCATAAAGAACACCCTTTTTTCAAAAAAAAACGATATAATTTTTTTAAAATCGGTTTGATTTTATCAAGAAAAGAACTTTATCAAAGGATAAATCAACGGGTTCTTAAGATGATAGAGGTAGGTTGGATAGAGGAGGTAAAGAGGCTTTTATCAAAAGGTTTTGGACCTTATTTAAAGGTTTTTAAGGCTATAGGTTATGGATATTTAGTAAGATATTTAGAAGGGGAACTTAGCTTAGATGAAGCTATAGCTCTTATTCAAAGAGATACCAGGCGGTATGCTAAGAGACAGATTACTTGGTTTAAAAAAGAACCGGATGTATTTTGGTTTTCTCCAGAAGAAAAAGAAAGGATTCTAATTTGGGTAAGGGAGAGGCTATCATGGAAAGCATGA
- a CDS encoding YicC/YloC family endoribonuclease, protein MESMTGFGKASFQIEGLKVTVYIKSVNSKYLDLSLKLPKRYTFLEERIRKTVVERLSRGKVEIQIKHTGLPLEGREVFLDLQTALNLKEALENLRKTLGFSEGLTFSDFLRFREYLMLEDKEEELDKLWEEVYPPLKEALEQLKTARLKEGAYLKEVLKSHLECLKKEVDKIEVLMPQVTKENLEKLKNRLQKLAEEVKIKELDENRFYQEMVYLLDKMDFTEELNRLKVHLKHFEETLEEDFPGKKLDFLCQEMFREVNTLSNKAQSSEVSLIAVRIKDLIEKLREQVQNIA, encoded by the coding sequence ATGGAAAGCATGACAGGTTTTGGTAAAGCAAGTTTTCAAATAGAAGGACTTAAGGTTACCGTTTATATAAAAAGTGTAAACTCTAAGTATTTAGACCTTTCTCTAAAACTCCCTAAAAGATATACTTTTTTAGAAGAAAGGATACGAAAAACGGTGGTAGAACGTCTTTCTCGAGGAAAGGTGGAAATACAGATAAAACATACAGGACTTCCGTTAGAAGGAAGAGAGGTTTTTTTAGACCTGCAGACAGCGTTAAACCTTAAAGAGGCTTTAGAAAATCTAAGGAAAACTTTGGGATTTTCAGAAGGATTAACTTTTTCCGATTTTTTAAGGTTTAGAGAATATCTTATGTTAGAAGACAAAGAAGAGGAACTTGATAAACTTTGGGAAGAGGTCTATCCACCCCTTAAAGAAGCTTTAGAACAACTTAAAACCGCGAGGTTAAAAGAAGGTGCCTATTTAAAAGAGGTGTTAAAATCTCATTTAGAATGCTTAAAAAAAGAGGTAGATAAGATAGAAGTCTTGATGCCTCAAGTGACCAAAGAAAACCTCGAAAAGTTAAAAAATCGACTACAAAAACTGGCAGAAGAGGTTAAGATTAAAGAGTTAGACGAAAACCGGTTTTATCAGGAAATGGTTTATCTTCTTGATAAAATGGATTTTACTGAAGAACTAAATCGTTTAAAGGTCCATCTTAAGCATTTTGAAGAAACTTTAGAAGAAGATTTTCCGGGGAAAAAACTGGATTTTTTATGCCAAGAGATGTTTAGAGAGGTTAATACTTTGTCTAACAAGGCTCAGTCTTCTGAGGTATCTTTAATAGCAGTAAGAATAAAAGATTTGATAGAAAAATTAAGAGAACAGGTGCAAAACATAGCCTAA
- a CDS encoding UbiA-like polyprenyltransferase — translation MLERLKVYSDLLKFEHTVFALPFGLASLFLLYQEFPPFRKIVFILVAMIAARTLGMALNRLIDKPFDEKNPRTKVWPHASGLVKDWEIKLLIFFSGTVFVISCYAINFLALVLSPVVIFFLWFYPYAKRITYFPHLVLGVVYFLIPIAIDVALNEKISQLAILLGIAMGSWVSGFDVLYSLQDYEFDKKIGLKSIPVRFGIPKALRIARLFHVITFLALVFVGLVYPKITWVYYLGLFLITLFLVYEHRLITEKDLSKLNKAFFTVNGFISFVFLLVVLLNELYFSFFRY, via the coding sequence TTGTTAGAAAGACTTAAGGTTTATTCAGACCTTTTAAAGTTTGAACATACCGTTTTTGCCCTTCCTTTTGGTTTGGCAAGTTTGTTTTTGCTTTATCAAGAGTTTCCACCGTTTAGGAAAATAGTTTTTATTTTGGTAGCGATGATAGCAGCCAGAACCCTTGGTATGGCTTTAAACCGTTTGATAGACAAACCCTTTGATGAAAAAAACCCCAGAACCAAAGTCTGGCCCCATGCAAGTGGGCTGGTAAAGGACTGGGAGATAAAACTTCTTATATTTTTTAGTGGTACGGTTTTTGTGATAAGTTGTTATGCTATCAACTTTTTGGCTTTAGTCTTAAGCCCGGTGGTAATTTTTTTTCTATGGTTTTATCCCTATGCTAAAAGGATAACCTATTTTCCTCATTTGGTCTTAGGGGTGGTTTATTTTCTTATTCCAATAGCCATAGACGTTGCTTTAAATGAGAAGATTTCTCAACTTGCGATTCTGTTAGGGATAGCGATGGGTTCTTGGGTATCAGGTTTTGACGTGCTTTACAGCCTTCAAGACTATGAGTTTGATAAAAAAATAGGGCTTAAATCTATTCCAGTAAGGTTTGGAATACCTAAAGCCTTACGTATAGCAAGACTTTTTCACGTGATTACTTTTTTGGCTTTGGTTTTTGTAGGGTTGGTCTATCCTAAAATTACTTGGGTTTACTATTTAGGGCTTTTTTTGATAACCCTGTTTTTGGTATACGAACACAGGTTGATAACCGAAAAGGACCTTTCTAAGTTAAATAAAGCCTTTTTTACGGTAAATGGGTTTATCAGTTTCGTGTTTTTACTGGTTGTTTTACTAAACGAATTGTACTTTAGTTTTTTTAGGTATTAG
- a CDS encoding ParA family protein codes for MKTLAFINQKGGVGKTTVCVNLARALSLKGFKVLVVDFDPQANASSGLGIRVKKEQSIYQAIVEGDPTPFIKQPFPELYLLPSSIDLVGLEIELVGYSKREYVLKELLEKGNYNHQPIKSFFDFIFIDSPPSLGLITVNILTASEGVVIPLQCEYYALEGLSLLVRTIKGIKKSLNPNLVLFGLVLTMYDSRNRLSHEIAEEAEKHFKWIIFKTKIPRSVKVSEAQSFGKPVLDYDRQNRVSLAFQDLALEFLSRIKEREGLG; via the coding sequence ATGAAAACATTGGCTTTTATCAACCAAAAAGGCGGAGTGGGTAAAACTACGGTATGTGTTAACCTTGCCAGGGCTTTAAGCCTAAAAGGCTTTAAGGTTTTAGTAGTAGATTTTGACCCTCAGGCTAATGCTTCAAGTGGTCTTGGGATTAGGGTTAAAAAAGAGCAAAGTATCTATCAAGCTATCGTGGAAGGAGACCCAACCCCTTTTATTAAACAGCCTTTCCCTGAACTTTATCTTTTGCCTTCTTCTATAGACCTTGTAGGCTTAGAAATAGAGTTAGTAGGCTATTCTAAAAGAGAATATGTGCTTAAAGAGTTGTTAGAAAAAGGAAATTATAACCATCAACCTATAAAAAGTTTTTTTGATTTTATTTTTATCGATTCTCCTCCTTCTCTTGGTTTGATTACCGTTAACATCCTTACTGCTTCAGAAGGTGTAGTTATACCTCTTCAGTGTGAATACTATGCCTTGGAAGGGCTTTCTTTATTGGTTAGAACGATAAAAGGAATTAAAAAAAGTTTAAATCCGAACTTGGTGCTTTTTGGTTTGGTTTTGACGATGTATGACAGTAGGAACCGTCTTTCTCACGAGATAGCAGAAGAGGCAGAAAAGCATTTTAAGTGGATTATTTTTAAGACCAAGATCCCTAGAAGTGTAAAAGTTAGCGAGGCTCAAAGTTTTGGAAAACCTGTGTTAGATTATGACAGACAAAATAGGGTATCTCTTGCCTTCCAAGATTTAGCCTTAGAATTTCTTAGTCGGATAAAAGAAAGAGAAGGTTTAGGATAA
- a CDS encoding CDP-alcohol phosphatidyltransferase family protein, with amino-acid sequence MSKINLSETARNLAQPILLPTVKFLSGLNVHPNVITLLCFFGFVLSSLFIAYGEFFIAGVLLILFAPLDALDGALARFSNKVSSFGAFLDSTLDRYGEIFVFFSLCYYFIAYNQPYQALLSFLGITGSLMVSYTRARAEGAGFECKIGMFTRFERIAFLIIALLFDLITLFLVVISVFTHLTALQRILYVYKNQKRG; translated from the coding sequence ATGTCAAAAATAAACCTAAGTGAAACTGCCAGAAATTTAGCTCAACCCATTTTACTTCCAACAGTTAAATTTCTTTCTGGACTTAACGTTCATCCCAACGTTATTACCCTTCTTTGTTTCTTTGGTTTTGTTTTAAGTTCTCTTTTTATAGCCTATGGAGAGTTTTTTATCGCAGGGGTGTTGTTAATTCTCTTTGCCCCTCTTGATGCTTTAGATGGGGCTTTAGCCAGGTTTAGCAATAAGGTTTCCTCTTTTGGGGCTTTTTTAGATTCTACCTTAGATAGATATGGTGAGATTTTTGTTTTTTTTAGCCTTTGTTATTATTTTATCGCTTATAATCAGCCTTATCAAGCACTTTTAAGTTTTTTAGGAATTACAGGGTCTTTGATGGTAAGTTATACACGAGCTAGAGCCGAAGGCGCAGGTTTCGAATGTAAAATCGGGATGTTTACACGGTTTGAAAGGATTGCTTTTTTAATCATAGCCCTGCTTTTTGACCTAATAACCTTATTTTTAGTGGTTATTTCAGTTTTTACGCATTTAACAGCTTTGCAAAGGATTTTATATGTGTATAAAAACCAAAAGAGGGGTTAA